Proteins from one Ricinus communis isolate WT05 ecotype wild-type chromosome 9, ASM1957865v1, whole genome shotgun sequence genomic window:
- the LOC8286840 gene encoding uncharacterized protein LOC8286840 — translation MLGKQAWNLTVKPYTLVSHILKAKYFPRGDFISAQLGSNPSSVWCAKPVLEYGCRWRVGVGSSISVWQDLWILNDNLFLFRTRVKRVLEGIKVRDFLIPGTNEWDVEMIHEIFEEVDVGDILKLPADLQGQEDKLIWSYDTRGLYPVKTGYQVYTNHVLYVDQQFDVLPWTRVWKLDISLKPSSLQTVNGCLSLLLQFKEARKSGYTSFHETSNSGTMHWTRPAVDVFKINLDAAIDLSSSTVGFEWVLRDHEGVAMAGVTMQVASKWEARLTEAW, via the exons ATGTTGGGAAAACAAGCATGGAATCTAACTGTTAAACCATATACTCTTGTTAGTCATATTCTCAAAGCTAAATATTTCCCAAGGGGAGATTTTATTTCAGCTCAATTGGGTAGTAACCCAAGCTCAGTTTGGTGTGCAAAGCCAGTGCTTGAATATGGGTGTAGATGGAGAGTGGGGGTTGGGTCGTCGATTAGTGTGTGGCAGGATCTATGGATTTTGAATGACAATCTATTCTTATTTAGGACGAGAGTGAAGCGGGTTTTAGAAGGAATTAAAGTTAGAGATTTTCTAATTCCTGGAACGAATGAGTGGGATGTTGAAATGATACATGAAATCTTTGAAGAGGTCGATGTGGGAGACATTTTGAAGTTGCCAGCAGATTTACAAGGACAAGAAGATAAGCTTATATGGAGTTATGATACACGAGGGTTGTACCCGGTGAAAACAGGTTACCAGGTTTATACTAATCATGTTCTTTATGTTGATCAACAATTCGATGTCTTGCCTTGGACTCGGGTTTGGAAACTTGATATCTCCCTGAAA CCTTCATCGCTTCAAACTGTAAATGGTTGTTTGAGTTTGCTGTTGCAATTTAAGGAAGCTAGGAAGAGTGGTTATACTAGTTTTCATGAGACTTCCAATTCTGGAACGATGCATTGGACCAGACCTGCTGTTGATGTTTTCAAGATCAACCTTGATGCTGCAATAGATTTGAGCTCAAGCACTGTTGGATTTGAATGGGTTTTACGTGATCATGAAGGAGTAGCTATGGCTGGTGTGACGATGCAGGTGGCTAGCAAGTGGGAGGCTCGACTTACAGAGGCTTGGTGA